Within Anolis sagrei isolate rAnoSag1 chromosome 3, rAnoSag1.mat, whole genome shotgun sequence, the genomic segment TATTTCAAAGTAAACATATTAATTACTTGTTTAAAGAACATATTCATTGGATGGCAAGTGTGCATGAACTGTACTCCACTTGCATGGTAGTGACTAGCCCAGAGAAATAATTTCAATATAGTAATCATCCATCATATCACAGAGGATGTATGTTCCTAGCCAGACTGCAATTACCCGAAACCTTGAATACAACAGAACACCATTAAATTACTTGACTTTGTAGCATGCAGTGGTTGCTTTGGGCAGGAGATTTCTAGAGGGGTATGCtctaaagatcttagacaggcacctacattggcagtcttcagaaagaatttgaaaacctggctgttccgatgtgctttctcagattaggaaccccaataccaagtcctaaatgcactttagtagaactaagatcactgcacaccgcacactgcacttactttataatcctacattcctcctgccatttcagcacttttaatcttgtacccacttCTCTGgctggcccagttttaaagtgtcttgacgtattgttattgctgttgttttgctgcttaactgttttaatttgctttaggtattgttttgttgtactgtgttttgttgtactgtgttttgaggcttcggcctgtgtaagccgcatcgagtcctgcgggagatgctagcggggtacaaataaagttataataataataatatgctctaGGACTTTTCTAGATCTCTACGGGAAGCATTCCACAGTATCACTTGAGATGACCTAGCAAATTCCCAGAGAGACCATTTTCTCTGGGCACAGAGTGAGGCTATGGCTGTGGGTTCCACAGTTGTAGGACTGTTATTATAAATACTTCTTAAATTAGTATAGTGTGGTAAAatagggggaaaaaacattttatCACTTTTTTTGCAGTTCTGAAATGCAGCTAGTTTTAATTTTTAGCAATTAATACGTAATTCATATATAGACAGTTCCAGAGTTTATTGTAGTCTGACTTTGCATAAGATGTCTAAAACTTTTAAAGGGGTAGTGATGTTGCTGGTCTACAGCGGTTTATTCCAgcatatttcaaataataataataataataataacaacaacaaacaacaacaacaacgacttcTTGTATCCcaactccatctccccaaagtggcTTATATATGGCAGAAAGCACCTAAAACAGGGCATAAAATaagcacacaatacaatacaataaaataaaatatatagcatataaaacaacaatttaaaactcagaacaactcCCAATAACCTATGAGGACAACTATTGcaagacatggccaaactgtaaacaagacaagggaatgggataatgcaaattgtagctaagggaAAAATGGCATGGGataaaagtgcagtgctgtgtcattgatTCACAAAACATGTGCAGGACTTTTAAATGCTGTTGACTTTAAATTGATCCTTTTAGCTGTTTAGGTTAATTTTATAGAAGTGTGGGAATATTTTAACTCTTGTTTTAATACAGTTATATTCCATGTAAACTACTGCCTTGGTAGAAAGTGACAGAATGAGTGCCATAGAAAATATAAATTAATGTCATTAGCAACTTTAACTTAGATGTTGTTTCTACCCCACAATCATTTTCTGCAGCCAGAGTGGTGAATGTGTCTAGCATGTGTGGTGCTTCAGCATTGGCTAACTGCAGCCAAGATCTGCAGAAGAAATTTCGGAGTGACACCATCACTGAAGAGGAGCTAGTTAAACTCATGGAAAAGTTTGTAGAAGACACCAAGAAGGGAGTGCATGAGAAGGAGGGCTGGCCAAATCATGCTTATGGTGTGTCCAAAACTGGAGTGACCGTTTTGTCCAGAATTCAAGCAAGGGTGTTGAATGACACAAGAAAAGGCGACGGTATCCTGCTGAACGCCTGCTGCCCTGGATGGGTTAGGACCGACATGGCTGGTCCCAGAGCCACCAAATCGCCAGATGAAGGAGCCGAGACTCCAGTTTATTTGGCCCTTTTACCTCCTGGTGCTGTTGGGCCTCATGGCCAATATGTTAGTGAAAAGACAGTACAGAAATGGTAACTTCCCCCACATTTCTGGAGGTACACACTGGAGATCGGAAACATTTGGCTTGATCTAACAATAGCAGTATAGATAGAATTCGGAATATGATAATATAACGATGTGATAATGTGATACAGAAGTGCCTGTATGTCCTGTCATGTCTTGTTCCATGTAGCAAGAAATGCTGGCCTTTAAGGTGCTTTCCCTTTCCTACTTTTGGGCACCTAACTCAGTTCTTTATTGTTATCataattttgtaaaatcattcactcctggaagacttCTACAATGTGCCTGCATAgctttttcatattttttcagTGGTAGTTTTCTATAGATGGGTAAAGACTTTGTTTCAACAAGCATTATGTTTGGACACGCCTGTTTTCTGGAATGCAAACATTAAACTACTGCAGTTGTACAGCAAAATCAGTACCCTTGGATGCATTGAATAAAACACTTATTAACTAATCAAATCAGGCTTGGTTTGGGGCAAGGGTTTGCACACAATCTGTGAAGATACACACTTCAGTGTATGGCAATTCACTTCTCTTTCAAGGGAAGAAAAACAGGATTCAGCATTGTAGTAAATTACATTTGATTTTTTTACAGCCAAAGAGATACACCTTCAAAGCAGAGTCTCCCAAAATCTGTAGAAATGAAATCCAAGCTGATATTTATGAATTCAACTCTTTTTGATCAGTATTAAAAACTTTCACCCCAAAAATTTCTGTGCATATGATTATTCTTCTGTGTCTGGTAATGTCTGATTTTGAAGATGAAGATGCTATAAAATTGCAAGGTATATAATACAGACATTGCGCTTCCCTAAATAGCCATCCAGAGCATTGTAATATTTCTTTTGTGACTTGCATAGTTTGGATTCCTTGAGAATATCATTGCTATCTTGTGTACCTGATAATTAAAAAGTGAGAATATTAGCCATTTAATAGTATTTTTAAGAACAACCTGGAACTTTTTTCACATAAGGGAAATACTGCCACGCTGAAAACACTTTGAAAGCATGGGAGAACTTCTAGTATGAAGAAAATACCACAAGTTAAACATTGTATAAGTGGAGCGTAAGACTGCTGAGTCACAGCAAGTCACTAATTAATTGACAAATCAACTCCTCACCTGAAACCTATTATTTAAATACTATGCTTGACTCGGCTAGGTAATAAATATGTAACAAAATTGTGATAGGATACTAGCCCTATTGAACTTCTATCTTCCCCTCCCCATGCCACCCTGCAGGAGATAGTGGGATGGCTCCCTACCACGTTCTCCTGAAAGAAGCAATTCAATTTCTAGAAAACTGGTCACAGAGTCCAGAAAGTACTTACCAGAATATGCTTATTTGTGTTTAACAGGCAAAGACATGCAGCAAGCTTTAAAGAGAGATTCCAAATTAGAAAAGTGTATTGACTTCCTTGGATGATTACATTTAAATGAAAACAATGAAGCAAAACCAAGACTTTTATGTATATATGCCACAATATCCCACAAATCAGTTTTCAAGTaacacagtggtttaaccctATGGCAAAAAAGTACAAAAATTGCCCTTTGAGTCATAGCTTGTAAAGTACAGTGCGCCCTTGGTATATTCCATTGGTATCttccattggttctcaacctgtgggtccccaggtgttttgacctacaactcccagaaatcccagccagtttaccagggaagtcatgctacccctctattcttcacttcatttcactttatttcttaattagtcgctctccaccaagatgCTCCGatcaacttacaatttaaaatagcatttcgcaatataaaaacattcaacaataaaaacattcaacagtgaccaTTTGGCAAATTaaatctgattacttaaatgcacaaccaactccaacattgctctaatgtatggaggcaatgagttccacagaattggagcataggtcaagaaagctctatgccttgtagctttcaggtgtacctccctagggaccggtatgtataggagattttcctgggtggatcgaggtaaccactgatggaaaaaaggagtgaggcagtccctaagatataaaggtccttggccattttgagctctaaatgtcaggatcagtatcttgtaagagatgttctattggtagccaatgcagttgttgcagaatcagtgtaatatgggatcttatagatgatcccgctagcagcctggccgccgcattttggaccatccgaatcttctgggttgttgacttcgaaaggccggcatataaggcattgcaatagtccaacctaatggtgactgttgtgtggattaccattgccaatgtttctaccgaaaggtaggatgccaatttccttgcctggcgaagatgaaaaaaggcctgcttacttatggcagtaatctgggcctccatcatcagcaatgagtccaacacaaccccaaggcttttaacagtggcagatggaaccagaacttccccatcaaaatcaggcagagactggattaattctggcggaaagttgggccagagtatctcggtttttgcaggattcacttttagtctgctcgctcgcagccaactcatcactgcttccaaacacagcttaaagttctcaggaatcgcggttgtccTAGGTTCAAGacacaagagtagctgggtatcatctgcatatttgtagcactctattctgcctttgttagaccacacctggaatattgtgtccaattctgggcaccacaattgagagatattgacaagctggaatgtgtccagaggacggccACTAACATGAGtatctggagaataagccctatgaggagtggctttaacagctgggcatgtttagcctgaagtagagaaggctgagaggagacatgatagccatgtataaatatgtgagaggaagtcatagggaggagggagcaaacttgttttccgctgccctggagactaggatgcggaacaatggcttcaaactacaagaaaggaaattccctcttaacattaggaagaacttcctgactgtgagagttgttcagcagtggaactctctgccctggagtgtggtagaggctccttctttggtggcttttaagcagaagctgaatggccatctgtcggggttgctttgaatgcaattttcctggcagggggttggactggatggcccatgaggtctcttccaattctatgaaggccaaaacatctggggacccacaggttgagagccactattCTAGGCTTTGGTTACAAGACACCTCACCCAATGAACCTCAAAATATGGattctcaagtcccattacataacAAAATGGTGTCTCCTCAAAATAGACTTACAGTGTAGATGGCAAGAGACTACCATAATGGGATCATATCAACTATTGCCAGTAACAAGTCCAGCCAACCTATTTGGAACTAATTGATGCCTTTGGATCATTTTCAAAGCAGGTTATATATAACTCTTTGCAATAATAAAAGGATTCCCAATTGTGCTGCATTCTTAAATATGCCTTTTTGTCAAGTCATGGTGAAAATGAAAAACGTGCCGATTGCTGTAATGTACTTTGGAACTTCAGATGCAATCTTATCAGAAAACATGGAACGCCCTGAGAAGCTATGGCGGGTGCTGACAACTGCGAAAGAGATAGGTGGAAGTGCTAGTCTCCTGACTAGATGACTAAATAACATTCACTCTCTTTTCCAAAGAGACATGGAACAGGGCTAGCTccctaaagaaaagaaacagcacCAGACCTTTATATAATCACTCTTCGCccacttccctctccctcccttccactctGTTCTCCTTTATTTAAGATTCTCCCTCTGGCTGCAGTAAATAGTCTCTCCCTGGAGCTCTGTAAAGTTGCCAGGAAAGGCGGGGCCTTAACCTCTGTTCTACACAGAGCAAGCGCAGCAGAGTACATAAAATCAACAGCCAACGTAAGATCAAGGTAAGGAGGCAGATTCCTGCTGTCGTTCTTTGGTGGAATCTACTCACTTCTTTTGAACATTCTACAGGAAGCTAGGTGAGTTatgctttattattgttatcttgtaggaagtagcaataaaataGTTCAGACGTGTCATCTGACACTTGCTCCAATGCATTTAGGttttctaaaacagtgtttctcaaccttcctaatgccacaaccccttaatacagttctcctgttgtggtgacccccaaccataaaattattttcattgctacttcataactgtaattttgcaactgttattgataatagtatgaaagctgggtctggaagctctgAGCGTTACGCTGTTTCTACTTCGCTCCTTGTGCAACACAGAACGAAATACAGttattatagaaggaatgtaagagttctttaatggtaaaaccctaaCTCTtatccaaaccctaaaccttacccttcaccctaatcttaaccctaatccttaccctaaCCCTCCCTCCCTATCCTTCCACCTTCCAAATGCAACTAGGAAGTATATTCCCGCCCTCAGTGTGccactctcccc encodes:
- the LOC132771864 gene encoding carbonyl reductase [NADPH] 1-like, which gives rise to MSSTPVAVVTGSNKGIGLAIVRALCKQFSGDVYLTSRDVGRGKAAVAKLQEEGLTPLFHQLDITDLQSIRTFRDFLKEKYGGLNVLINNAGIAFKGADTTPFATQAEVTLRTNFFATRDVCTELLPLLKPNARVVNVSSMCGASALANCSQDLQKKFRSDTITEEELVKLMEKFVEDTKKGVHEKEGWPNHAYGVSKTGVTVLSRIQARVLNDTRKGDGILLNACCPGWVRTDMAGPRATKSPDEGAETPVYLALLPPGAVGPHGQYVSEKTVQKW